CCCGGTCGCCGCTGGCGGCCCTGGGGTGGCCTATTTATACTGGGGTTTTGTCCACGACCCGCCGGCGCTGCTCGGGGCGCGGCGAGCGTCAGGAAGCATGTTCGGGAGGCATCACGGCATTGGCGGCGTCTGACGATCACGTCCGGCGAGACGTGCTGTTTCACGGTCGCGTGCAGGGGGTTGGTTTCCGCTATACGGCGCGCCATATCGCCGCGCGATTTCGCGTGACTGGCTATGTGCAGAACCTGCCCGATGGCCGCGTGCGGCTGGTGGTCGAGGGGGAAAAGGCCGAAATCGATCGC
The sequence above is drawn from the Pirellulales bacterium genome and encodes:
- a CDS encoding acylphosphatase; amino-acid sequence: MAASDDHVRRDVLFHGRVQGVGFRYTARHIAARFRVTGYVQNLPDGRVRLVVEGEKAEIDRFLAAVTAEMADNIHGQDQETGAATGEFANFSVRH